A single Curtobacterium sp. MCJR17_020 DNA region contains:
- a CDS encoding polysaccharide biosynthesis tyrosine autokinase — protein MELRDYIAVLRKGWVFILVLALVGVAAAAGFSLVKKPVYAASAQVFVSTETSGSASDLAQGNTFTQQRVLTYSNLVSTPIVLLPVISSLKLDMNADQLATMVSATAPTSTTLISISVEGTDPVQAANIANATSQSLTNVVQDIEATDASGKSTVKLTRVKQADVPSTPVSPNVPVNVALGLLVGLALGIGIAVLRETLDNRVRTELDVEKISDKPVIGGIAYDAKAAERPLIVQVDPRSPRAESFRTLRTNLQFLDIGTGARTFVMTSSMQSEGKSTTVANLAIALDSAGFRVILIDADLRRPRVAEYMDVEGNAGLTDVLIGRADLEDVAHPWGRGKLVVLPAGPIPPNPSELLGSRAMQDLIERLEQQFDYVLFDAPPLLPVTDAAILAKKASGAIIAVASGHTHKGQLAAAIASLENVGAPISGFVITKMPVKGPGAYGYGRYGYGYGYGQDDGATASVTPPKQPGKKLGVLRRAGR, from the coding sequence GTGGAGCTACGCGACTACATAGCGGTCTTGCGCAAGGGATGGGTCTTCATCCTGGTGCTGGCACTGGTCGGGGTCGCGGCCGCGGCCGGCTTCTCCCTGGTGAAGAAGCCGGTCTACGCAGCATCCGCGCAGGTCTTCGTCTCCACGGAGACGTCCGGCAGCGCGAGCGACCTGGCGCAGGGCAACACGTTCACCCAGCAGCGCGTGCTGACGTACTCGAACCTGGTGTCGACGCCCATCGTCCTGTTGCCGGTCATCTCGTCGCTCAAGCTCGACATGAATGCGGACCAGCTCGCGACCATGGTGTCGGCGACGGCACCGACCAGCACCACCCTCATCTCCATCTCGGTGGAGGGCACCGACCCGGTGCAGGCCGCGAACATCGCGAACGCGACCTCGCAGAGCCTGACCAACGTCGTGCAGGACATCGAGGCCACCGACGCGAGCGGCAAGAGCACGGTCAAGCTGACCCGCGTCAAGCAGGCGGACGTCCCGAGCACCCCGGTCAGTCCGAACGTGCCCGTCAACGTCGCACTCGGTCTGCTCGTCGGGCTCGCACTCGGCATCGGGATCGCCGTGCTGCGCGAGACCCTGGACAACCGTGTCCGCACCGAGCTCGACGTCGAGAAGATCAGCGACAAGCCGGTCATCGGCGGGATCGCCTACGACGCCAAGGCCGCCGAGCGTCCGCTCATCGTGCAGGTCGACCCCCGCAGCCCCCGTGCCGAGTCCTTCCGGACGCTCCGCACGAACCTCCAGTTCCTCGACATCGGCACGGGCGCTCGGACCTTCGTCATGACGTCGTCGATGCAGTCCGAAGGCAAGAGCACGACCGTGGCGAACCTCGCGATCGCCCTGGACAGCGCCGGATTCCGGGTCATCCTGATCGACGCCGATCTGCGCCGCCCCCGCGTCGCCGAGTACATGGACGTCGAGGGCAACGCCGGCCTCACCGACGTGCTCATCGGTCGTGCCGACCTCGAGGACGTCGCACACCCGTGGGGGCGCGGCAAGCTCGTCGTCCTGCCCGCCGGACCGATCCCGCCGAACCCGTCGGAACTCCTCGGCTCGCGCGCGATGCAGGACCTGATCGAACGCCTCGAGCAGCAGTTCGACTACGTGCTGTTCGACGCGCCGCCGCTGCTCCCGGTGACCGACGCGGCGATCCTGGCGAAGAAGGCATCGGGCGCGATCATCGCGGTCGCCTCGGGCCACACCCACAAGGGACAGCTGGCAGCTGCCATCGCATCGCTCGAGAACGTCGGCGCCCCGATCTCCGGCTTCGTCATCACCAAGATGCCCGTCAAGGGTCCCGGCGCCTACGGGTACGGCCGGTACGGGTACGGCTACGGCTACGGCCAGGACGACGGCGCCACCGCATCGGTGACGCCGCCGAAGCAACCCGGCAAGAAGCTCGGCGTGCTCCGGCGAGCCGGACGCTGA